ATTTTCTGATCTAACTCCTAAATGCCCCTAGCCTACTTACAAAGAACTGTTATCTGGGTATTTTTGCTCTTCTTTTCAACCTCCTTTAGCAGCTTTGCCGCGAGCTGGGAAATGTGTTTGAAGCTAGAAGGTGAGTGGAAATTTCGTATAGGTGACAATCCAAAGTGGTCCAACCTCAGCTATAATGATAGTAACTGGGAGCGTGTGCAGGTACCAGCTGCCTGGGAAACTCAGGGTTTTCATGCCTATGATGGTTATGGGTGGTATAGGAAAACTTTCAACCTGAGTAGAGAACACGCTCAACAAAACCTTTTTTTATCCCTGGGCTATATAGATGATGTAGATGAAGTATTTATTAATGGCAAGCTGATTGGTTTCTCCGGATCTTTCCCTCCTTACTTCCAAACCGCATATAACGCTTTTAGAAGATACCCTATTCCTAAAGAATACTTAAACCCAGAGGGTAAAAACACAATTGCCATACGAGTTTATGATGCTCGAGTGGATGGCGGTATTATTGGCGGAGCCATTGGTTTGGTATCAAATGCGGACTACAATCGCCTTGATGTTAATTTAAGCGGTTTATGGGAATTCCGGTTGGGAGACAACTTAGACTGGCGCACATCAGAAGTAGCCTCTAAGCAGTGGGAAAGAGTAATGGCACCACTATTTTGGGAGAAACAGGGCTTTGTTAATTATGACGGCTATGCCTGGTACCGTAAATCATTTTACCTGCCCAGTGATCTTAAAGGAGAAGACCTAGTACTATTGCTGGGAATGATAGACGATTTTGACCAGACATATATTAATGGAGTACTGGTAGGTAGTACCGGCTTTAACGAGAACAATGAGTACATCTACAACGATAACTTTGCCTATTCTACCATTCGTAAATATAACCTGCCCCTAGAAGCCCTTAACTTTGGTGGCTTTAACACTATCGCCATCCGCGTTTTTGACAAATATCTGGATGGAGGAATCTATAATGGTCCTTTGGGCATCATCAAACAGGGCAAGTATACAGACTTCTGGCGTCGTTGGTGGCGCTAGGGCCGCTTAACCAATCATATAGACCTTTCTACTACTTGCAGCATATTTCCTTCAGGATCATAAAAAGAACGAAGACGACCGCCTCCTATGGCATCTACTGTCTCTCCTATCCATTCTACATTTTGCTCCTGAAGATAAGCGATGGCATTTTCCAGGTTTTCTACCCTTAAAGCAATATGTGACCAGCCTGGCGTACAGATATTTCTTGCAGGACGAGCAGTTTCATCCTCAGGCATAATTTCTATAAGGCTATTGTCTGGCGCTTTTAAAATCCATACGGGCTTGTCTATTCTGTGGTACTTTTCGTAGCCTAACACATCGCAATACCATTTAGCTAGTTTATCTACATCTTTTGCGGCTACTGCAGGGTGGTCCATCCCCTTTAATGCTATACTCATAATTTAGTTGGTTAGTTTTAAAAATGAATATAAGCATAGTCATGGTAAGAATGCGACTAATACTCAAAAACTTATAAGAGCTTAGTGGATGAGGTTACTAACAGGCAAATAGCAAATTAAGAAGTAAGCTGTAGGCTGCTGTAAGAAGAAGGACGTTGCTCTTTTAATCTTTCCGAAGGGGAAAATATAGAGTGGTTGGTCAGTTAGCGCAAGAGTAGGAGAAGAAGGTTAGGATACGTGTATCAAAATCATCTTCAAGGTTTAGGTTGCAATGGTATATAGCAGTAAAAAAAGCTTGCGAGCTAACGTCCTTTGTTTTAAATAACTATGAAAGCCAGATACTCGAGTCAATTATATTAGATTTAAGGGATACACCTTCAGCTTCCAGATACAATCTCAAATCGTCGGGCAAAAACCTTAATTCCTTTTTAAGATCAACATTTGAGATATGTAAACCGATTACTTTGAAAACAGCCTTAATAGCCAGCTTAATTTCGTTTATCTCCTTGTAGTTGTTAGGGCAAAGCGCAGGTTCCAGTTTGTAAACCTCATCAATAAATTCGTTCATAGAATCTATTTTGTCAGGAATACGGTCATTTACCTGCCAGTCTTTAATGTAAATAGCCTTAAAAGGAAGGGGTAAATAATTAAGAAACCGGATAGACTGTTCAAATGTAAGACGGTTTCGTACCGCCAACAGTACAGCATTGACCGCTTTTTCTGCACATGGCAGGTCATCAGGCCGATCCATCTGAGAGGCAACCTGTAGCACCAGCTCATCCAGATAAATCACGTGTTTGTCCAACTTATGTAGTGTTTTCATATCAGTAGAGATTTAGTTTTCACTTATAAATTACTGGTTAAGACTAAAAAATAACATGATTAAAATCATAAAAAAAGCTGATTAAAAGAGGTATATTTATAATATAAGCTCATTTATCTTGGTACATATTAAGATAATAAATTTTTTTCAATTATGAATGCCTTCCATAATTATCATGAGCTAGCCCTAGAACAATTGAGTATAATGTACCGGTCTGAGCATCAGTACAAAACCTATCTACAGATTTACAGTCATAAGGCTAGTTCACCTCTCCTAAAGCACCTTCTTTTTGACTTAAAGCAAAGCACAAATTATAAGCTTCATTATCATCATCAGTTAATTGACTCTTTACATTATCAGGCGAGTCAGAGCGCAACAGAAGGATTAAATGGCATATACAAAGAAGCACATCAGCTACTGGATAGGAGCCGAAGTCCTGAAATGACAGATGCAATTTTACTGCATACACTATTCTTATCTACCCACTATACGTATAGCCATTACCATATTTTGCTGCTCTACTTTAACAGCCTTAGCTGGACTAAGGAATCCAGCTATACCCGAAAAATGATTGCTGCAGAAGAGTCAATCCTTAACCAAATTAATGCACTCATCAAAGACAATTTTAATAAAGCTGCTTTGGCTCCAGAGCTAGATGCCGCACTTGTTTAAATAAATCATATACAGCCATGAAAACTATAAAGAGAGTCTTAGCCCCTACAGATTTTTCACCTATTGCCAACAACGCGCTTTTGTATGCTATAGAGCTGGCTAAAGAAATTGGTGCTAAAGTTTACGTTCTGCACTCTTACAGAGTGCCAGCTATAGCTGATACGGCTTATCCTATTGGGGGTATGTACCCTGAGGGTATGGTAGATATAGAAGATGTACGCAAAGAGGTGGGAGAAGAAATGGAAAAGCTCAAAAAAGATTACCTGTACAGCCAGTCGCTACAATATGAAACTTTGCTTAAATGTGGGTTTGCTGAAGAAAGCATTGTAGACACTGTAAAAAATGAACATATAGACCTTATTGTAATGGGAACGAGTGGAACTAATGCAATACAAGAGTTTTTAGGTAGCACTACCACTCATATTATTAAACAGTGTGCAGTACCTACGCTGGTAATACCTGATGGGATAAACTTCGGTAAACTGGAAAGCATCGTTTTAGCTACAGACTATCAGCAGGTACACAAGCCAGAATCTTATGCAGCACTTTTGTTTATGGCCAATATCTTCCATGCAGAGGTAGATGTCTTACATGTAAGTAAAGGCGGTGCCAGACTGACTGAAGCTGAACTGGAAGCTGGTGAAGAACTGGATAGGATACTTCGTAAAACACGACACAATTATCATTACGATTTTGAAGAGGATAGTATCAATAAAGGGATTGAAAAGTTTCTGGCTAAACACAAGCCTTCTATGCTGGCCATGATTCCCAGAAAACACAGCTTCTGGGACAAACTGCTTCATGGAAGTAAAACACAGCACATGATATTCCACACAAAAAGACCTGTACTCATTTTAAAAGACTGATCTTTTACTCATAGGAAAAGAGTGGTGCTTACTGCATCACTTTTTTTATTGCAAACTACCTCTATAATAATCTGCCAGTTTCAGGTATGAGATTGCCTCATCTTTTATTCTGGATAGCTGATCATTTCCCATAGGGCTATTAAGTCCAACAAGAGCAATCTTGGCACGTATAGCTGCACGATACATTTTAAAATAAAGTAATAAGTTTTTGTTCTCTATCTTATCTATTCCCAATTTTTTCATGTTA
This window of the Porifericola rhodea genome carries:
- a CDS encoding sugar-binding domain-containing protein; translation: MPLAYLQRTVIWVFLLFFSTSFSSFAASWEMCLKLEGEWKFRIGDNPKWSNLSYNDSNWERVQVPAAWETQGFHAYDGYGWYRKTFNLSREHAQQNLFLSLGYIDDVDEVFINGKLIGFSGSFPPYFQTAYNAFRRYPIPKEYLNPEGKNTIAIRVYDARVDGGIIGGAIGLVSNADYNRLDVNLSGLWEFRLGDNLDWRTSEVASKQWERVMAPLFWEKQGFVNYDGYAWYRKSFYLPSDLKGEDLVLLLGMIDDFDQTYINGVLVGSTGFNENNEYIYNDNFAYSTIRKYNLPLEALNFGGFNTIAIRVFDKYLDGGIYNGPLGIIKQGKYTDFWRRWWR
- a CDS encoding VOC family protein, with the protein product MSIALKGMDHPAVAAKDVDKLAKWYCDVLGYEKYHRIDKPVWILKAPDNSLIEIMPEDETARPARNICTPGWSHIALRVENLENAIAYLQEQNVEWIGETVDAIGGGRLRSFYDPEGNMLQVVERSI
- a CDS encoding DUF2267 domain-containing protein, with the translated sequence MKTLHKLDKHVIYLDELVLQVASQMDRPDDLPCAEKAVNAVLLAVRNRLTFEQSIRFLNYLPLPFKAIYIKDWQVNDRIPDKIDSMNEFIDEVYKLEPALCPNNYKEINEIKLAIKAVFKVIGLHISNVDLKKELRFLPDDLRLYLEAEGVSLKSNIIDSSIWLS
- a CDS encoding DUF892 family protein yields the protein MNAFHNYHELALEQLSIMYRSEHQYKTYLQIYSHKASSPLLKHLLFDLKQSTNYKLHYHHQLIDSLHYQASQSATEGLNGIYKEAHQLLDRSRSPEMTDAILLHTLFLSTHYTYSHYHILLLYFNSLSWTKESSYTRKMIAAEESILNQINALIKDNFNKAALAPELDAALV
- a CDS encoding universal stress protein, which translates into the protein MKTIKRVLAPTDFSPIANNALLYAIELAKEIGAKVYVLHSYRVPAIADTAYPIGGMYPEGMVDIEDVRKEVGEEMEKLKKDYLYSQSLQYETLLKCGFAEESIVDTVKNEHIDLIVMGTSGTNAIQEFLGSTTTHIIKQCAVPTLVIPDGINFGKLESIVLATDYQQVHKPESYAALLFMANIFHAEVDVLHVSKGGARLTEAELEAGEELDRILRKTRHNYHYDFEEDSINKGIEKFLAKHKPSMLAMIPRKHSFWDKLLHGSKTQHMIFHTKRPVLILKD